The proteins below are encoded in one region of Thermococcus peptonophilus:
- a CDS encoding DUF257 family protein, translated as MLEKILETIEARGGGFVLVEYSSLDHPELVFAEIITSWREKGIKPLIVDIGDTLHIFTTKLQMMGVNIEVDNLPVIKEMGNVRVGNIIGEVHETEDFEYHMAKYAQIVKKVPEESRNHTIVLGMEKFSFTFTDNPPKLERYFEKINRRYLKYTDVRDFVFLNTSVASEYLTKSLEQDYDYVLRLTGIALSLVKTPGGENFEVQ; from the coding sequence ATGCTTGAGAAAATCCTTGAAACCATCGAAGCGCGCGGTGGGGGATTTGTTTTAGTTGAGTACTCTTCCCTCGATCACCCAGAGCTGGTGTTCGCTGAAATCATCACCAGCTGGAGAGAGAAAGGTATAAAGCCTCTGATTGTGGACATCGGCGACACGCTGCATATTTTCACGACCAAGTTGCAGATGATGGGAGTAAACATCGAAGTTGATAATCTTCCTGTTATTAAAGAAATGGGAAACGTGAGGGTGGGTAACATCATAGGAGAGGTTCACGAGACAGAGGACTTTGAGTACCATATGGCAAAATACGCTCAAATAGTCAAAAAAGTGCCTGAAGAGAGCAGGAATCACACAATAGTTCTCGGAATGGAGAAGTTCTCTTTTACCTTCACAGACAACCCCCCAAAGCTTGAGAGATACTTTGAGAAAATAAACAGGAGATACCTGAAATACACAGATGTAAGAGACTTTGTTTTCCTGAACACTTCAGTTGCGAGCGAATACCTCACGAAGAGTCTCGAACAGGACTATGACTACGTTCTCCGACTGACGGGGATCGCTCTCAGCCTCGTAAAAACACCTGGGGGTGAAAACTTTGAAGTTCAGTGA
- a CDS encoding metal-dependent hydrolase yields the protein MRGFTHYISGLAAVTFFPSLVADLRMGILVPVIAAAAAYFPDFVDFKFGKFFARRDYEIDPAPWDEKKHYAPKLVKIKDLSEKNRYQFFAIEGVVEEILTKGSGTMSYEVFDEKGNVETVMEEYNTIVFTLSDGTGKITVEAFGDDYEIFEEEFGQIEEGKKMLVFGYVDIDPDGSLRFIVSDAPHPQGIADTIADAIEKAYEEGEKIVKIHNIRLPGDVYRRFWVHLDPPRREVRVEMGPIVTPGGVAIGGEPPEYRKFGIARVNVPFIKTYPKPTRIDSFSGPEIAFRRTKHQGKTVVKDRFLPWHHGFSHSMTMGVIIGIFVFLFAKLFGYSHATDLALASMIGQWLHVFEDQLGFMGSNLFPPITKDVIPGFKLGESGSGLTNFSTAWLMIALMIWNFNRFTDPRPIPIGDAKLLLYLIWPSMIGFGIAIAKSFKLRKEIAKLMDYYTNLEAFEELEEVGGI from the coding sequence ATGAGAGGGTTTACCCACTACATATCCGGCCTCGCGGCGGTAACGTTCTTCCCCTCCCTCGTTGCCGACCTGAGGATGGGAATCTTAGTTCCTGTCATAGCGGCGGCGGCCGCCTACTTTCCGGACTTCGTTGACTTCAAGTTTGGAAAGTTCTTCGCGAGGAGGGACTACGAGATAGACCCTGCCCCCTGGGACGAGAAGAAGCACTACGCGCCGAAGCTCGTCAAAATAAAGGATCTAAGCGAGAAGAACCGCTACCAGTTCTTCGCCATCGAGGGGGTTGTTGAGGAGATACTCACAAAAGGCTCTGGAACGATGTCCTACGAGGTCTTTGACGAGAAGGGCAACGTTGAGACCGTAATGGAAGAGTACAACACCATAGTTTTCACTCTCAGCGATGGAACAGGGAAGATAACAGTGGAGGCCTTTGGGGACGATTACGAAATCTTTGAAGAGGAGTTCGGTCAGATTGAGGAAGGTAAGAAGATGCTCGTGTTTGGATACGTGGACATTGACCCAGATGGTTCGCTGAGATTCATCGTCAGCGACGCTCCACACCCGCAGGGAATTGCAGATACAATAGCTGATGCCATAGAAAAGGCATACGAAGAGGGAGAGAAGATAGTCAAGATACACAACATCCGCCTTCCAGGGGACGTTTACAGACGTTTCTGGGTACACCTTGACCCCCCGAGGAGGGAGGTAAGGGTCGAGATGGGGCCGATAGTTACCCCTGGTGGAGTCGCCATTGGGGGTGAGCCGCCGGAGTACAGGAAGTTCGGAATAGCGAGGGTGAACGTGCCATTCATCAAGACCTATCCCAAGCCAACGAGGATAGACTCCTTCTCAGGCCCGGAGATAGCCTTCAGGAGAACGAAACACCAGGGTAAAACAGTCGTTAAGGACAGGTTCCTTCCCTGGCACCACGGCTTTAGTCACTCGATGACGATGGGAGTGATAATTGGAATCTTCGTTTTCCTCTTCGCCAAGCTCTTCGGCTACAGCCACGCGACGGATCTTGCCCTCGCCTCGATGATAGGGCAGTGGCTCCACGTCTTCGAGGATCAGCTCGGCTTCATGGGCAGCAACCTATTCCCGCCGATAACCAAGGACGTTATTCCTGGATTCAAGCTCGGAGAGAGCGGCAGTGGGCTTACAAACTTCTCAACGGCCTGGCTCATGATAGCGCTGATGATATGGAATTTCAACCGCTTCACTGACCCGAGGCCGATACCGATAGGCGACGCGAAGCTGCTCCTCTACCTCATCTGGCCGTCAATGATAGGCTTTGGAATAGCAATAGCAAAGAGTTTCAAGCTGAGAAAGGAGATAGCCAAGCTCATGGACTACTACACCAACCTGGAAGCCTTTGAGGAGCTGGAAGAGGTCGGCGGGATTTAA
- a CDS encoding RAD55 family ATPase, which produces MVAGRIERVPTGIDGFDPLIEGGFVKSKSYLITGPPGSGKTTFGVQFLVDGAKRGEKVAYISLVQDPEEVIKDYERFDPAVWNYVQKGNLILYDLGKELWGSTAKPPQWSSVMFRIKDLVRESSITRLVVDPLTAIDFPTSDPAEKRAELATFLRAMGALGITSLLIAELTELDRYSEEHYLVDGVIMLHYYLEGNDMARAIQVLKMRRTRHETKMYRLEFGPKGLTVRGPVV; this is translated from the coding sequence ATGGTCGCAGGGAGGATTGAAAGAGTTCCAACTGGTATCGACGGATTTGACCCCCTAATAGAGGGAGGTTTTGTTAAGTCAAAGTCATACCTCATCACTGGCCCTCCTGGAAGCGGGAAAACGACCTTCGGTGTCCAGTTTCTGGTTGATGGTGCCAAAAGGGGTGAGAAGGTAGCGTACATCTCCCTTGTCCAGGACCCAGAGGAGGTAATAAAGGACTACGAGCGCTTTGATCCCGCAGTCTGGAACTACGTTCAGAAGGGGAACCTGATACTGTACGACCTCGGGAAGGAGCTTTGGGGTTCGACTGCGAAGCCACCTCAGTGGAGCAGTGTCATGTTCAGGATAAAGGATCTTGTCCGGGAAAGCAGCATAACCCGCCTCGTGGTAGACCCTCTCACGGCTATAGACTTCCCGACATCTGACCCCGCAGAGAAAAGGGCCGAGCTCGCTACATTTCTCAGGGCAATGGGTGCCCTCGGAATAACCAGCCTCCTAATAGCAGAGCTGACTGAGCTGGACAGGTACAGCGAGGAGCACTACCTCGTCGACGGCGTCATAATGCTCCACTACTACCTTGAAGGCAACGATATGGCGAGGGCAATCCAGGTTCTCAAGATGCGCAGAACAAGGCATGAGACCAAGATGTACCGCCTGGAGTTCGGACCAAAGGGCCTCACTGTTAGGGGGCCAGTCGTATGA
- a CDS encoding DUF257 family protein, which produces MKFSEYLKTLRPGESVLIEHASLSPYPVLFYEIGKNSGWDNILVIDIIDSALPVLRWLKFTGLEVPENSIARIKAGGTSTWGRILIDVDPHKDPGIFMSKFLSNLLSYYRTNKNVTTVIMNPERIIPLQDNRPSFVLYLANAAAGFLGNPYRKTFYFVNYELAHKGYLALLEEAFTRVLRIEDSSVRILKSLNLDEEGTTLQL; this is translated from the coding sequence TTGAAGTTCAGTGAGTACCTCAAAACCTTAAGGCCAGGAGAAAGTGTTCTCATCGAACACGCATCCCTTTCGCCCTACCCAGTGCTCTTCTATGAGATAGGGAAAAATAGCGGGTGGGACAACATCCTGGTAATTGACATAATCGACTCTGCGCTCCCCGTTTTGAGATGGCTCAAGTTTACTGGATTGGAAGTGCCTGAGAATAGTATAGCCCGGATAAAAGCTGGCGGCACTTCCACCTGGGGAAGGATTTTAATTGACGTGGATCCGCATAAGGATCCCGGTATCTTCATGAGCAAGTTCCTTTCGAACCTCCTCAGTTATTATCGCACAAACAAAAACGTGACGACGGTTATAATGAATCCCGAGAGGATTATTCCCCTTCAGGACAACAGGCCTTCGTTCGTTCTCTACCTTGCAAACGCGGCCGCTGGGTTCCTTGGCAATCCGTACAGAAAGACTTTCTACTTTGTGAATTACGAACTTGCGCATAAGGGCTACCTTGCACTTCTCGAAGAGGCCTTCACGCGCGTCCTGAGGATAGAGGACAGCTCAGTTAGGATACTGAAGTCACTAAACCTTGACGAGGAAGGGACAACCCTCCAGCTTTGA
- a CDS encoding class I SAM-dependent methyltransferase: protein MEEIYYITFREARMLLASRGKVKLNPDLRKTNRVLEVEIKDDGGALFPDGTLVERNLLEKIARDDGTVYFVSNGGVYKAAIASESGFYKLVPTIPPTIEINGIRMHRTKRVNPLQDTRNKVNTVNPKEGETVLDTCMGLGYTAIEASKRGAYVITIEKDPNVIELARINPWSRELFTGGKIQVIQGDAFEVVKKFKQASFDVVIHDPPRFSLAGHLYSEEFHRELFRILKPGGRLFHYVGNPGKKYRKKDLQRGVMERLRRAGFVGVRRVEEALGVVAKKPEKGIKAGQWD from the coding sequence ATGGAAGAGATTTATTACATCACGTTCAGAGAGGCCAGAATGCTTCTCGCCTCAAGGGGAAAAGTTAAGCTCAACCCTGACCTCAGGAAGACAAACAGGGTCCTGGAAGTCGAGATAAAAGACGATGGTGGTGCCCTTTTTCCGGACGGTACTCTCGTTGAAAGGAACCTCCTTGAGAAGATAGCCAGAGACGACGGGACAGTCTACTTCGTTTCTAATGGTGGGGTGTATAAAGCGGCAATAGCGAGCGAATCAGGCTTTTACAAGCTCGTCCCCACGATTCCACCAACGATAGAGATAAACGGCATAAGGATGCACAGAACGAAGAGAGTGAACCCACTCCAGGACACGAGGAACAAAGTGAACACCGTGAACCCCAAGGAGGGTGAGACAGTCCTCGACACATGCATGGGACTTGGATATACTGCCATAGAGGCATCAAAGAGGGGGGCTTACGTTATAACCATTGAAAAAGACCCAAACGTCATAGAGCTAGCGAGGATAAATCCATGGAGCCGGGAGCTCTTTACGGGTGGAAAGATTCAGGTTATTCAGGGAGATGCCTTTGAAGTTGTTAAAAAGTTCAAGCAAGCCAGTTTTGACGTGGTTATCCACGACCCCCCGCGCTTCTCATTGGCAGGCCATCTCTATTCAGAGGAGTTCCACAGGGAGCTTTTCAGGATTCTTAAGCCTGGAGGGAGACTATTCCACTACGTCGGCAACCCGGGGAAGAAGTACAGGAAAAAAGACCTCCAGAGGGGAGTCATGGAAAGGCTGAGGAGGGCTGGTTTTGTCGGCGTTAGAAGGGTCGAGGAAGCGCTTGGGGTTGTGGCGAAAAAACCAGAAAAAGGAATAAAAGCGGGCCAGTGGGATTAA
- a CDS encoding dipeptidase, translated as MIFDAHSDLPTFVYDERKSGATRVLERNYDRFFGGMITSRVMAIWTRSERRKDATTYGLEVLNSLLKDIDESDSFELVRNVEEMRKTIEEGRVALWFGLEGGEPIGESIELLEVFYRLGLRVLTLTWSLRNAIGDGVFERTNGGLTRFGVEVVGKAEELGVVVDLSHINEAGFWDTLDVTSFPVIASHSNARALCDSPRNLTDEQLKAIAERDGVVGAVAIPSFVDREKPTIEKYVEHIAYMVDLIGHEHVGLGFDFVYYLREWGGKSVEGFENESKIPELLKLLHERFSKKEVDGITFKNFERVFERIT; from the coding sequence ATGATATTCGACGCACATTCTGACCTGCCGACGTTCGTTTACGACGAGAGAAAGAGCGGAGCAACGAGGGTTCTTGAGAGAAACTATGATCGCTTCTTTGGTGGAATGATAACTTCCAGAGTTATGGCCATCTGGACGCGGTCCGAACGGAGAAAGGACGCGACCACCTACGGACTAGAAGTGTTGAACTCCCTCCTCAAGGACATCGACGAAAGCGATAGCTTTGAGCTTGTGCGGAACGTTGAGGAAATGCGGAAGACGATCGAAGAGGGCAGGGTCGCCCTCTGGTTTGGTCTCGAAGGTGGGGAACCGATAGGGGAGAGCATTGAGCTCCTAGAGGTCTTCTACCGTCTCGGCCTTAGAGTTTTGACCCTAACCTGGAGCCTCAGGAATGCAATTGGGGATGGTGTCTTTGAGAGAACCAACGGTGGCCTGACGAGGTTCGGCGTTGAAGTTGTCGGAAAGGCTGAAGAGCTGGGGGTAGTCGTTGACCTCAGCCACATAAACGAAGCTGGATTCTGGGACACGCTCGACGTTACCTCATTCCCGGTGATTGCATCCCACTCAAACGCCAGGGCGCTCTGCGACAGCCCCAGAAACCTGACCGACGAGCAGCTGAAGGCGATAGCGGAGAGGGACGGCGTTGTTGGGGCCGTTGCAATACCCTCCTTCGTGGACAGGGAAAAGCCGACGATTGAAAAGTACGTTGAGCACATAGCGTATATGGTCGACCTCATAGGCCATGAGCACGTGGGCCTCGGCTTCGACTTCGTGTACTACCTTAGAGAATGGGGCGGAAAGAGCGTCGAAGGTTTTGAGAACGAGTCAAAGATTCCGGAGCTGTTAAAGCTTCTCCACGAGAGGTTCAGTAAAAAGGAAGTTGATGGGATAACATTCAAAAACTTCGAGAGAGTGTTTGAGAGAATCACCTAA